Genomic window (Arcobacter aquimarinus):
AATTCTTCTAAAAATTGAAACTTTTCCTTTAACATCTTTTAGTTTTGATAACCAAGATGAAAATTGATTAGTTTGTCTTATCTGATACATTTATTGTATCCTATTAGATACAAAAGTGTCAATAGTAATTTTCATTTCAAACCCCTATTTTAAATAATTTTATAGATTATATAAAATATTTAAGATTGAGGTTAAAAGTATTACAGATTGAAATGTTTATTAAAATTATTCTCTATTTATTATCTGAATACACTTTTTATATACTTTTTCATTATTAATAATTACTAATTTAAGTTTTTTTCTAGTACGTGTTATTGCTTGAAACAATGTCTCCAAAGGGTTATAATAATATCTTGCATTGTAACTAAGTTTTAATTGTTCAGTATAATAAAAATATTCATTTATAACTATTACAACATTATCATACTCTTGTCCGATGGCTTGATGAGAACTATTATTTGATGAAAATTTCACATTATCCAATGGTTCAGCTGTTCTTAAACTATTGGTTAAATAAATATGTTCCCAACCTATAGATTTTAAATATTCAACATATAATCTTGCATCATCTAACTCATTAGTAAAATAAAATGAAATATTTTTATAATCATCTTTTGATAATTCATCAATTTTTATTGTGCTTAAATCAAAAAACTTTTTTAAAAATGAAGCAAGATTTTTATTATGTCTTACTTTATTTGTTAAAATATATTTATTTGCAATTTTTTCAATATAAGATACAACTTCTTCTGCTTGGTTTGAAGTGTTTAATTTTTGATTAACATCATGTGAAAAAATTATATAATTTTGTTCATTTTTTAGAATGCTATCTAATTGATATTTACTAATCCTTTGAGATTCATCAAAAATAATTACATCAGATGTTAATGTTCCAACTTTATATTCTTTTATAGCTTTAATATTCCATCCATTTTCTATTAAATCATAAATGCCATTGTTTTTCTGTGCACAATGAATTACAGTAATATTTTTACCAAGATTTTTTAACTCTTTAGCTATATCATAAGTAAGTAAAGTTTTTCCAGTTCCTGCTGCACCTGAAATAGAAAATATTTTATTTTGACAATTTTCATCAATTTTTTTCAGAATTGTATTTTTAATCTGTTCTTGTTGTTTAGTTAAAAAATATTCACCTTTTAAAAACTCTGCAGTTTTATTAAATGGAGATATTAAATAATTACTTGGATTAAATAACCCATCAATATTAATATCATCAAAGTCATTAATTTTTATTAAATTAACTATTAAATTACTTATTTCCACTTCAGTTATTGTTTTTATATTTTCATCATAATAATATAATTTATCAATAGAATTTTCAGTTACAAAAGTATAACAATGAATTTCTTTTTTCAAAAAAGATAGATAGTAATAGTTTCTTTCTAACTGCTTTAAAATATCTTCATTACTAATTGCTTCTGATTTTAGTTCAATATTAATTACTAACTTATCACTAATTCTTAATAAATCAAATTCTTTCCCAATTTGAGGAATTTGATAATTCAAGTAATAATTTTCAAAAAAATGATGATGAAATTTTGTACCTTTTATAATATTACATAATCTATTTATTGTTGTTTTTTCTTGTTCTTTTAAATCTTCTAAATTTAAATATTCTTTAACTGAATTTTTTAATAATATTTCAGGATTTGAAACAAAAATATTGTCCAGCATTAATAAATTTATTTTCTTCATAACTAAAATTCCTTTTTTATAATTTATACTTCCAAAACCCGTTCAAACATCTCTTTTATCTCCATTTCATGGCTGATTAAAAATATTTGTCTATATTGTTCTTTGATTGTATGAAAGGCTTCAAGTATTTCCATTCGTCTTGTATCATCTTGACTTCCAAAAACTTCATCAAAAGCTAAAAACTCTACACTATTTGCACCACTTAGTTCGCTCAAGGTTTTTGAAATAGCGATTCTTAAAACCAAGTTTGCAAGGTCGATTTCTCCACCACTAAATCGCTCTATTGGATATTTTTTTCCTTCATCATAGATATAAAAGTCAAACTCATTTGAAACTTCTATGTGTTGGTATTTTCCTTTTGTGATTTGTACAAACATATTTGAAGCAATATCAGAGATTCGTGGAGCTACTTTTGAGTTTAATTTTGTTTTAAACTCTGCTAGATTTATTTTGATTTTTTCATAGTCATTTAGGTCATCTTTTTTTGTTTGTACTTTTTTTAGTTGAGTTTCATTGTTTTGTAAACTCTCACTTATAGTCTTGATTTGCCCTTCAATAGTTGCTATTTTTACTTTTAAATCATTTATGAGAGTTACTAAAGCATCTTTTTGTTTTTGTACCTCATCAAACTCTTTTGATTTTTCTTGATGTTTTACCTCATCATAGTTTATAGCTTTATACTCTAAATCTTTTTGTAGAAGTTCTAAGTTATATTTATCTTGATTTTGTATTGAAGTTTGTAATTCCTCTTTTATAGTATCAACTCTTTTTAGCATAGTTTCAAGTGAGAGTATATACTCATACTTAGTTTTTAATTCTTTTTGTTTTAAAAGCAGTTCTTCATGTAAGTTCTTATCATAACTATAGATTTCAAGTTTTGCTAACTCTTCTTTGTTTTTTACTCCCTTTTGTGTCACTTTTTCAAAGTGTTCTTTTTGGACTTCTAAATCTCTTTTTTTATTTTCTATTAGATTTATTTTTTTAGAGATTTCAAAATGCTCTTTTATATATGCTTTTTGTAGTTCTTCTAGTTTTTCTTTTTCGTCTTTTATATTTGCTAATTGCTCTTTAGAAAAATCAATCTTTGTATTTTGTGTATTTAGCACTATTTGTTCTAGTGAGAATATAACACTATCATACTCATCTAAAAGTGGTCTTGTACAAGTTGGACAGTTTGATTCTTTGCCTAACGTTGTGATATTTTCAATTTTCTTTTTTATATCAGCTATTAGTTTTTCTTCACCTGCTATTTCTTGTAATACTCTTTTTTCATCTAACTCTTTGTTTGTTAGAAGTTGTTTATATTTTTCTATACTCTTATCTAACTCTTTTTCTTTTTCTACTAACTCTAAATGCTCTTTTGTTTCAAACTCTAATACTTTTATACTATCCTTTGCTTTTGTGTATTGTTCTCTTAACTCTTTTTGCTCTAAAAGTAATCCATCTTTTCTTAAACTATACTCTTTTAGCTTATCTTGCTCTTTTAGAGTTTCATGTAGATTTATATACTCTTGCTTTATAGTTTGTAAGCCTTTTAACTCTTCTTGTTTTGTATATAAAGTATTTAGTTCATTTTGTAGTTTTTCTTGAGTTTTTTGGTGAGAGTTTATTGTATTTGTTAGAAGTTCACATCTAGCTTTTAAACTTTGTTTTTGCTCTTTTGTTTTTGTAAATAGTTCTAACTCTTGTTTTATTGTAGAAACTTTTTGATTTAACTCTTCTAAAACTAAACTTTGTTTATCTATCTCTTTTAAAAACTCTTCTTTTTGAGATGTTTGCTCTTTTATATTCTCTTTTTTTATAGTTATATCTTCACTACTTAATAATACTTCTTTAAAAGCATCTATTTCTCTTTTTAGCTCCCTACTCTTTTCTATTAACTCTTTTTCTACAAAATCAATCTTTTCAAGCCCTAGAAGTTTTCTAATCATCTTTTTTCTATCTTCTGGTTTACTATTACTTAAACTTGTTAATTCTTTTTGACTAGCAAATAAAGTATGCATAAAAGCATCTTTACTCATCTTTGTTAGATTATATATAGCTGTTGTTACTTCTTTTGCTCCAGTTGTTATAAGTTCTTCATTTTTATATAGTTTTGCATTTGCACTTAATGTCTTTCCTCTAAACTCTCTTATTATCTTGTATAAACTTTCACCTATTTCAAACTCTAGTTCAACACTTACTATATCTTTTTGTGAAGCATTTGCATTTCTTACTACTTCTTTATCACCTTTGTTTTTTAGTTCTCCATATAAGGCAAATAAGATAGCTTCAAAAATAGTTGATTTTCCACTACCATTTTTCCCTATGATTCCTATAAGTCCTAAATCAAAAGAGATTTCAAATGAACTATACTTTTTAAAGTTTTCTAGTTTTAGTTTAGTTAGTATCATAACTTACCTCTTCATACTTAGAAAATAACTCTTGTGTCTTTTGTTTTAGTCTTTCATACTCTAGGTCATTACAACTCTCTTTTATATGCTCTAAAAAATACTCTTCAAGTGATATAGCTTCAAGATTGTCAATATTTGATGAGGTAATATCTTTTTTAAACTCTCTTTTTATACTAACACTTAAAGCAGTTGGAAATAACTCTTTGATTTGTTTGTTTTGAATATCTATTGAACCAAGTGGTGTAAGATTTGTTAGTTTTACTTCTACTATTGCATTTTGGCAATCACTTGTATCTAAAGCTTGTATTGAAGCTTCCAAATCACTACAATCTATCTCTTTTTGTCTAATAGTTCTTATGTTTATCTCAATGTAGTCTATAGTAAGTGTATCTTTTATATTTGCAACAATAAAACCTTTTGAATTTCGTTTATCATTTAGACTGGTTCGCTCAACGCTTCCACTATAGTAAACATTTTCATGTTTTCCAACTTTTCCAAAACCATGCCAATGACCAAGAGCCACATAATCCATCTTTTCAAATATATACTCTTTGTTTGATGGATATACCCACTCTCCAAACTCACTCATCAAATACCAAGCACCAACGCTACAATGCATCATCATAATATTTCTTTTGTTTTCATCTATATTTGCTTCACATGAGTTTATTTGCTCACATGCAATATTTTCATCATTCATATGTGGCAAAGTATGAAATACTACATCTTCAAACTCTATTTTTTTATACTCTTGATTATATGAAACATAGATATTTTTAAAGTTCTCAAATATCTTTAAAATAGGAGAACTTAGATTTGTTCTTGGTGTTGAGTGATTTCCAGCTATTAAAATAAATGGAATATTTAAAGCATTTATTTCATTAAACTTTTCAAGTGCATAAGTAATAGCTCTATTACTAGGACTTGCTCTATGAAATAAATCTCCTGTATGGATAATATAATCAGGTTTGATTAGTTTTATTTGCTCAACAACTTGAGTAAAAGCATCATAAAAGTCCGCTTCTCTTTGGTTGATATTGTTTTCATTTATAATATCTAGGTCATTAAAACCTAAATGAGTATCGCTAAAATGTAATATTTTCAAAGTTTGTTCTTTCTTTTTTAAAATTGTTAAAAGATTATAACAAACAAATTCCTCACAAATAGCTTTTTTAGATTAACTTATACTCTATTGGAATTTGAATTTCTATAGTTTTATTTGTTTTAGGAAAATTTCTTGAAGCCTCTTCAATAGCTTCGATTGTTGCATTTTGTAAAAATTTATGACCATCAACTATAATAATATTTTCAACTGTACCATTTTCATTGATTTTAAATCTTACTGTTACAACTCCTTGAATTGATAATTTTCTAGCTTTCAAAGGATATTTTACATTTTGATTTATCAAATCTCTAATAAGTGCTAAATGTTTTTCTAAATACTCTTTTTTTTCATCAATTACTGGTTTTGGAGTAACTAATTCTTTTGTTTCTTTTTGTATATCATTATTTATTATATTTTCTTTTACAACTTTTTCTTTTGTAGAATTTTTCTGTTCTTTAACTTCCTCTTTTTTAACTACTTTTTCTTTTTCTATTTTTTTCTCTTTTGGCTTTTTTTGAACCTTTTTCTTTTCTTCTTTTTTAACTACTTTTTCTATTGGTTCTGGTTTAATTTCTTCTTTAATTTGCTCTTTTTTTTCTTCTTGTATAATATTTTCTTCTTTTATTTGATTAACAACTGGCTCAGGTTTTAACTCAATATGATTTAAAGATATTTTTTGATCTATTTTAGAATCTTTTGTAATCATCTTTTTATCTATGAAAAAATAGAAAATTCCAAAAGCAAAAGAACAATAAACAACTAATGCAATAATAAAAGAATTAAAATATCTTTTCATTTTTTAGTCACAATTGAAATATTTGAATATTCGTATCTTTTTAACATATCTAAAACAGATACAAAAATTTCAAATTTTGAATTTTTATCACTATTTATATGAATTGGTGTATCTTTAGAAAATTGTAAAATATGTTCTTCTATATTCTTTAAACCCTCTATATTATTA
Coding sequences:
- a CDS encoding ATP-binding protein: MKKINLLMLDNIFVSNPEILLKNSVKEYLNLEDLKEQEKTTINRLCNIIKGTKFHHHFFENYYLNYQIPQIGKEFDLLRISDKLVINIELKSEAISNEDILKQLERNYYYLSFLKKEIHCYTFVTENSIDKLYYYDENIKTITEVEISNLIVNLIKINDFDDINIDGLFNPSNYLISPFNKTAEFLKGEYFLTKQQEQIKNTILKKIDENCQNKIFSISGAAGTGKTLLTYDIAKELKNLGKNITVIHCAQKNNGIYDLIENGWNIKAIKEYKVGTLTSDVIIFDESQRISKYQLDSILKNEQNYIIFSHDVNQKLNTSNQAEEVVSYIEKIANKYILTNKVRHNKNLASFLKKFFDLSTIKIDELSKDDYKNISFYFTNELDDARLYVEYLKSIGWEHIYLTNSLRTAEPLDNVKFSSNNSSHQAIGQEYDNVVIVINEYFYYTEQLKLSYNARYYYNPLETLFQAITRTRKKLKLVIINNEKVYKKCIQIINRE
- a CDS encoding AAA family ATPase, which codes for MILTKLKLENFKKYSSFEISFDLGLIGIIGKNGSGKSTIFEAILFALYGELKNKGDKEVVRNANASQKDIVSVELEFEIGESLYKIIREFRGKTLSANAKLYKNEELITTGAKEVTTAIYNLTKMSKDAFMHTLFASQKELTSLSNSKPEDRKKMIRKLLGLEKIDFVEKELIEKSRELKREIDAFKEVLLSSEDITIKKENIKEQTSQKEEFLKEIDKQSLVLEELNQKVSTIKQELELFTKTKEQKQSLKARCELLTNTINSHQKTQEKLQNELNTLYTKQEELKGLQTIKQEYINLHETLKEQDKLKEYSLRKDGLLLEQKELREQYTKAKDSIKVLEFETKEHLELVEKEKELDKSIEKYKQLLTNKELDEKRVLQEIAGEEKLIADIKKKIENITTLGKESNCPTCTRPLLDEYDSVIFSLEQIVLNTQNTKIDFSKEQLANIKDEKEKLEELQKAYIKEHFEISKKINLIENKKRDLEVQKEHFEKVTQKGVKNKEELAKLEIYSYDKNLHEELLLKQKELKTKYEYILSLETMLKRVDTIKEELQTSIQNQDKYNLELLQKDLEYKAINYDEVKHQEKSKEFDEVQKQKDALVTLINDLKVKIATIEGQIKTISESLQNNETQLKKVQTKKDDLNDYEKIKINLAEFKTKLNSKVAPRISDIASNMFVQITKGKYQHIEVSNEFDFYIYDEGKKYPIERFSGGEIDLANLVLRIAISKTLSELSGANSVEFLAFDEVFGSQDDTRRMEILEAFHTIKEQYRQIFLISHEMEIKEMFERVLEV
- a CDS encoding metallophosphoesterase family protein is translated as MKILHFSDTHLGFNDLDIINENNINQREADFYDAFTQVVEQIKLIKPDYIIHTGDLFHRASPSNRAITYALEKFNEINALNIPFILIAGNHSTPRTNLSSPILKIFENFKNIYVSYNQEYKKIEFEDVVFHTLPHMNDENIACEQINSCEANIDENKRNIMMMHCSVGAWYLMSEFGEWVYPSNKEYIFEKMDYVALGHWHGFGKVGKHENVYYSGSVERTSLNDKRNSKGFIVANIKDTLTIDYIEINIRTIRQKEIDCSDLEASIQALDTSDCQNAIVEVKLTNLTPLGSIDIQNKQIKELFPTALSVSIKREFKKDITSSNIDNLEAISLEEYFLEHIKESCNDLEYERLKQKTQELFSKYEEVSYDTN
- a CDS encoding energy transducer TonB, whose translation is MKRYFNSFIIALVVYCSFAFGIFYFFIDKKMITKDSKIDQKISLNHIELKPEPVVNQIKEENIIQEEKKEQIKEEIKPEPIEKVVKKEEKKKVQKKPKEKKIEKEKVVKKEEVKEQKNSTKEKVVKENIINNDIQKETKELVTPKPVIDEKKEYLEKHLALIRDLINQNVKYPLKARKLSIQGVVTVRFKINENGTVENIIIVDGHKFLQNATIEAIEEASRNFPKTNKTIEIQIPIEYKLI